One window from the genome of Pyxicephalus adspersus chromosome 6, UCB_Pads_2.0, whole genome shotgun sequence encodes:
- the RBBP8NL gene encoding RBBP8 N-terminal-like protein, translating to MANESFSEALHRLKEIHDKEVLGMQAKLTELTMERCRDTQRLEELFSKNHLLREQHKVLNENIKVLENRLRAGLCDRCTVTQELAKKKQQEYENCHFHNLQQISSLTNQINLLKEENKSLLEELRKLKSLDEKNRSRSHSPESNATPEPPHSELPTSNPKNNPEQNRTQTSKDDEAQEFVSDHNASEETSPTVLKLSPVLKSIQTANNETRQSDLALSGVQKVLLTSHNQQRISNQLHGTIALMRPGAKSGQSVTMPSIQKHSSANDVHPKETRTDLPEVPSPLDSLKHVIPEEQLNLLRQHFIQKHLVQRGPRVPNDGQVHYVLAKNREPAAERKRSDDEWEEKAAMAELHGAMLYMREQGYKNRMNITNQREKIHYVISKQNQGHRSPSSPGDVPKYLTRESPVEKELSLIQVLSTHWKNNRRQDSQEEETDWSHRETRCAEPAKRRHSEEVATPDKPLDLSDARRGHHNAQNDIKREPKGYYETHMANLASRNNDSSPNRASFSGHGVHTEDSVLLAKSEHERDKGEDTLNVPMERNEGTEMTRESIPIIKRPGQGYKRHRGSEADEEEGICGNSPNQDMDEDADSSDSEGEIERAQHSQAETTRENYVSERNHSRWKKRLSQGE from the exons ATGGCAAATGAGAGCTTTAGTGAAGCGCTCCACAGACTGAAGGAGATCCATGACAAGGAGGTTCTAG GAATGCAGGCAAAGCTTACAGAACTAACAATGGAGAGATGCCG ggaCACTCAGAGGCTTGAGGAGCTGTTCTCTAAGAATCACTTACTGCGGGAGCAGCACAAAGTGCTCAATGAGAATATTAAAGTGCTTGAGAACAG gTTACGAGCCGGATTGTGTGACAGGTGCACAGTGACCCAAGAACTagcaaaaaagaaacagcaagAATATGAGAACTGTCACTTTCACAATCTGCAGCAGATTTCCTCCCTGA cCAATCAAATTAATttgttaaaagaagaaaacaagtcTCTCCTTGAGGAGCTGAGAAAACTCAAGAGCTTGGA TGAGAAGAACAGATCTAGAAGCCATAGCCCTGAAAGTAATGCTACGCCAGAGCCACCACACTCTGAGCTCCCCACATCCAACCCTAAAAACAACCCAGAACAAAACAGAACACAGACAAGTAAAGACGACGAGGCACAGGAATTTGTTTCTGATCACAATGCTTCAGAAG AAACATCTCCCACTGTCCTAAAATTGTCACCAGTGCTGAAGAGCATCCAGACGGCAAACAATGAAACTCGGCAATCTGACTTG GCTTTATCTGGGGTACAAAAGGTTCTTTTGACCTCACATAACCAGCAGAGAATCTCCAACCAGCTTCATGGAACCATCGCATTGATGAGACCAGGAGCGAAGTCTGGACAGAGTGTCACAATGCCATCTATACAAAAACACAGCTCTGCCAATGATGt GCATCCTAAGGAAACTCGAACAGATTTGCCTGAAGTACCTTCCCCTCTTGATTCTCTGAAACATGTCATCCCTGAGGAACAACTAAACCTTCTGCGCCAACATTTCATACAAAAGCACCTTGTACAGCGAGGTCCAAGAGTGCCCAACGATGGGCAGGTTCACTATGTTTTGGCCAAAAATCGTGAGCCAGCAGCAGAGAGGAAGCGTTCGGATGATGAGTGGGAGGAAAAAGCTGCAATGGCAGAGTTACATGGTGCTATGTTATACATGAGGGAGCAAGGATATAAAAACCGAATGAACATAACCAACCAACGAGAGAAGATTCATTATGTGATATCCAAGCAGAACCAAGGACACAGATCACCCAGTTCACCAGGGGATGTGCCAAAGTATTTAACGAGGGAAAGCCCTGTTGAAAAGGAACTGTCACTGATACAAGTCTTGAGCACACATTGGAAAAACAACAGACGTCAAGATAGTCAAGAGGAGGAAACAGATTGGTCACATAGAGAGACAAGGTGTGCAGAGCCAGCAAAGAGACGCCATTCTGAAGAAGTCGCCACCCCAGATAAACCACTTGACCTTTCCGATGCCAGAAGAGGGCATCACAATGCTCAGAATGACATCAAGAGAGAACCAAAGGGCTATTATGAAACACATATGGCAAATCTAGCTTCCAGAAATAATGATTCATCTCCAAACAGGGCTTCATTTTCTGGACATGGAGTCCACACAGAAGATTCCGTTTTGTTGGCTAAGAGTGAACACGAAAGAGATAAAGGGGAAGACACACTAAATGTGCCGATG GAACGCAATGAAGGCACAGAAATGACCAGAGAGTCGATTCCAATCATTAAAAGACCAGGACAGGGATACAAGAGACATCGGGGATCAGaagcag ATGAGGAGGAGGGAATATGTGGGAATTCACCAAATCAAGACATGGATGAAGATGCAGATTCATCTGATAGCGAG GGGGAGATAGAAAGAGCTCAACATTCTCAGGCAGAGACAACCAGAGAAAATTATGTAAGTGAAAGGAATCACAGCCGGTGGAAGAAGAGGCTGTCTCAAGGTGAGTAG